The DNA sequence TCGCACCCTCTTCCTCTTCTTTTCTTACCTCCAGATAGGCCTCAATCATATCCTGCCTGCCGGCTTTCCTTGCAAAGACCTGAGCAATGTAGACGCCGTCCGGAGGCAGATCATCGTTTGCTAATTCCTTGCGGATCTGGCCTTTGCCTGCTCCCCTCTTCCAGTCAAGGAACTGGACGAACCGGAGTGTATCAGGATCAAACAGCGCAATACCGAATTCTTCCGCTCCCCCGGGAAGGTAGACTTCATAGCGATAGCTCCCTCCATTGTCTCCCCTGCCAAAATCGAACCCCATGACACGCGGGTAATCCGGCTCTTCGAGGACATACAAATACGGGATGCCGACTTTCCTGCCTCCAGCGTTCAGGACAAGCCGCCCATCATGAATTTTCTGTTTGAATTCTTCCGGGTCTATTCTCATCTTGATAGCGACCTTCTTTTTCCCGCCGGGTTCAAGGCGAAAGGCGAGCGGCATCTCCCATTCAATCCCGCTTATGTTAGCAGGTACAGTGAATGAATACGATTCTGTTCGGCTGCCTGTATTTTTAACAGTCAGATACCGGACATGCTCATTCTCACGCCCGGCTATCTTGAACTTGCCAAACTGAAGTGAAGCAGGCGTCACTAAGGCAGGAGCCTTCACCGCGTCTTCGACCTGGATTCGGCCTGCCCCCTGTTCATAAGTCCTGTACAGCATGCCTTCTTCATTATAAAGAGGCAGAGCCGTATTCATGAGCGAGGCTTTGATTTCTTCCGGACTCCAATCAGGATGGGCCTGTTTAATCAGCGCACATGCACCTGCAACATGGGGGGAAGCCATACTTGTTCCCTGCAATGGCAAATACCCCCCGGGAACCGTACTGCTGATAGCCACACCCGGGGCAAGTACATCCGGCTTGATTTCCCAAGTATCGGTCACAGGTCCGCGTGAGCTGAAATCGGCAAGAATATCCTTTTCTTCTATTATATATGTCCGGGCCAGCACCGTTTCTTCCTGCAGGCGCTTCTTCAGCTGGTCCCCATCCTGCTTAGAGAGCGACACAACCGGAAGGCCGGCATCCTCCTCAAGATTGCCTGCAAAGCTTCCGTCTGTATTATTGTAGATAATGACTGCGATCGCGCCTGCCTGCCTTGCATTTTTGGCTTTTTGTGAAAAAGTAAGGCCACCCCTCTGAATGAGGGCAATCTTCCCTTTTATCCTCTTAAGCTCTTCAGGATTTCCAAGCCCGCCTAACGCCAGCTCATAGGAGCGGTCTAAATTCCAGAGAGAAGAGCCTTGAAGGGGATTCAGTTTTACTTTCTTTCCGCTGCCGAAATCAAGATAGGGAATCTGGAGCATTGGCGTAGAGGCGCCGACGGATATCGCTTTAGAGGCAGTACCCGGCGAGCCGACTGTCCAGGTATT is a window from the Bacillus infantis NRRL B-14911 genome containing:
- a CDS encoding S8 family serine peptidase, translating into MKKIFLIISLFALMLSPHVNARTLQIPPLPAEPEDAERVAIVLMKEGQTEQDRNILLRQYPDLILRQSFQEALNGFSVKGPVKSLDRLAKEEEVQTISQAVSYQAESEDGISLIGSHTVRGLFDEKGERLSGKGVTIGVIDTGIDYNHPDLRRNYAGGRDLVDQDDDPMETVRTAGEDTFHGTHVAGVIAANGKMRGVAPDAKIIAYRALGPGGAGTTEQVIAAIEQAIKDKVDILNLSLGNSVNGPDLPISLALNKAVDKGITAVTSSGNSGPNTWTVGSPGTASKAISVGASTPMLQIPYLDFGSGKKVKLNPLQGSSLWNLDRSYELALGGLGNPEELKRIKGKIALIQRGGLTFSQKAKNARQAGAIAVIIYNNTDGSFAGNLEEDAGLPVVSLSKQDGDQLKKRLQEETVLARTYIIEEKDILADFSSRGPVTDTWEIKPDVLAPGVAISSTVPGGYLPLQGTSMASPHVAGACALIKQAHPDWSPEEIKASLMNTALPLYNEEGMLYRTYEQGAGRIQVEDAVKAPALVTPASLQFGKFKIAGRENEHVRYLTVKNTGSRTESYSFTVPANISGIEWEMPLAFRLEPGGKKKVAIKMRIDPEEFKQKIHDGRLVLNAGGRKVGIPYLYVLEEPDYPRVMGFDFGRGDNGGSYRYEVYLPGGAEEFGIALFDPDTLRFVQFLDWKRGAGKGQIRKELANDDLPPDGVYIAQVFARKAGRQDMIEAYLEVRKEEEEGAIGAR